The Seriola aureovittata isolate HTS-2021-v1 ecotype China chromosome 3, ASM2101889v1, whole genome shotgun sequence genome includes a region encoding these proteins:
- the LOC130166273 gene encoding transmembrane channel-like protein 7 gives METMEVDSVFYTDRSGRVTSNPLLDQLPSYQSLLYRRKSAAGGTKRRSSTRARVSSSGSGKWGVNTVNRLEEKQKGQTEQRPIRELAKTMAEKRRDKTQRLVEARELSSWRQWRQSTRRNLRRLKDDAQEWLSSLQLWRGDIHLIEGMFGTGILSYFSFLRFLVMLNMIIFLLMFSFVMLPIIMAPYSSGNTTYNQNDGSICSVYPSSARRGLVIFHEHITDLLSGGGFLEQTYLFYGYYKVDKIYFPSITYNLPLAYLLATVAYLFLSLIWIVKRSATGFKRNLVQDEDRFQSFCNKIFAGWDFCITNENAAKLKRSSLLYELKTDLEEERIKQKIKDRTRKEKCRIYVIRLILNLFVIAVLAGCFYSIYVATVFSQEAQMNNTKVNFIVDLINEYLPSIVITLANFITPLLFSVIINYEDYSPAFEIRFTLMRCVFMRLTSIGVLLFSLWSQITKCKEDPCVCGYNHVLYSCWETRVGQEMYKLTVFDFIIIVAVTIFVEFPRKLIVNYCECGLAKWWGQQEFAIPQNVLEIVYGQTICWIGTFYCPMLPAICTIKYFFIFYIKKVSLINNCRPATRPFRASSSNFFFLGVLLIGLALACLPVIVSVAQINCSQACGPFVNYTTSWEVLPTTVAQLPDGVRTLLFALSSEAFAVSFFVFTCLAMFYVIALAGAHKRVINQLREQLAMEGRDKRFLIQKLCQAQRLSAIKSPASKSQPRSSRSSPCYHTSFSNNFNEAVFLAHPPPDSSTHV, from the exons ATGGAAACGATGGAGGTCGACTCAG TGTTCTACACTGATCGCAGTGGAAGAGTCACCAGTAACCCGCTGCTGGACCAGCTCCCCAGCTACCAGTCGCTGCTGTACCGCAGGAAGTCGGCGGCTGGTGGCACCAAGAGAAGAAGCAGCACAAGAGCTCGGGTCAGCTCCTCTGGCAGTGGGAAATGGGGCGTGAACACAGTGAACAGACTAGAGGAGAAGCAGAAGGGTCAGACGGAGCAGAGACCCATCAGGGAACTAGCCAAGACCATGGCTGAGAAACGCAGAGACAA GACGCAGCGTTTGGTGGAGGCTCGAGAGCTCAGCAGCTGGAGACAGTGGAGGCAAAGCACCCGCAGGAATCTGAGGAGGCTGAAGGACGATGCCCAAGAATGGCTGAGCtccctgcagctctggaggGGAGACATCCACCTGATAGAGG GGATGTTTGGCACAGGGATCCTGTCTTACTTCTCCTTCCTGCGCTTCCTGGTCATGCTCAACATGATCATCTTTCTGCTCATGTTCAGCTTCGTCATGTTGCCCATCATCATGGCCCCCTATTCTTCAGGGAATACCACCTACAACCAGAATGATg GCAGCATTTGCAGTGTGTATCCAAGCAGCGCTCGACGAGGCCTGGTGATCTTTCATGAACACATTACAGATCTGCTGTCTGGTGGA GGCTTTCTGGAACAGACCTATCTTTTCTACGGCTACTACAAGGTGGACAAAATCTACTTTCCAAGCATCACTTATAATTTGCCTCTGGCATACCTGTTGGCCACTGTGGCGTACCTGTTCCTCAGTCTCATCTGGATCGTTAAAAG GTCGGCCACAGGATTCAAACGTAACCTGGTTCAGGATGAAGATCGCTTTCAGAGTTTCTGCAACAAGATCTTTGCTGGCTGGGACTTCTGCATCACCAACGAGAACGCTGCGAAGCTGAAGAGAAGCAGTCTGCTCTATGAGCTCAAG ACGGATTTGGAAGAAGAGAGGATCAAGCAGAAAATAAAGGATCGCACCCGCAAAGAGAAGTGCCGGATTTACGTCATCCGCCTCATCCTCAACCTTTTTGTCATTGCTGTGCTGGCTGGTTGCTTCTACAGCATTTATGTAGCCACCGTATTCTCCCAGGAAGCACAGATGAATAATACAAAG GTGAATTTCATTGTGGATTTGATCAATGAGTATCTTCCCTCAATTGTTATCACCCTGGCCAACTTCatcacccccctcctcttctccgtTATCATCAATTATGAGGACTACTCTCCTGCCTTCGAGATCCGCTTCACTCTCATGCG GTGTGTCTTCATGCGGTTGACCAGTATTGGGGttttgctcttctctctctggtctCAGATCACTAAATGTAAAGAGGACCCCTGCGTCTGTGGCTATAACCACGTGCTTTACTCT TGTTGGGAAACCCGTGTAGGCCAGGAGATGTACAAACTCACCGTCTTTGACTTCATCATCATTGTCGCAGTCACCATCTTCGTGGAGTTTCCCCGAAA GCTGATAGTGAACTACTGTGAGTGTGGCCTGGCTAAGTGGTGGGGCCAGCAGGAGTTTGCTATTCCTCAGAATGTGCTAGAGATCGTCTACGGTCAGACCATCTGCTGGATCGGCACGTTCTACTGCCCGATGCTGCCTGCCATCTGCACCATCAAATACTTCTTTATATTCTACATCAAAAAG GTATCATTGATAAATAACTGCCGACCAGCCACACGTCCGTTTCGAGCCTCTAGCTCCAACTTCTTCTTCCTTGGCGTGCTGCTGATTGGTCTGGCTCtggcctgcctgcctgtcaTTGTTAGTGTAGCACA AATAAACTGTTCCCAGGCCTGTGGACCATTTGTTAATTACACCACCTCCTGGGAGGTGCTGCCAACTACGGTGGCCCAGCTACCTGATGGAGTACGGACCCTACTCTTCGCCCTCTCATCAGAGGCCTTCGCTGTctccttctttgtttttacatg tttgGCCATGTTTTATGTGATTGCCTTAGCTGGAGCTCACAAGAGAGTTATTAACCAACTAAGGGAGCAGCTGGCCATG GAGGGCCGTGACAAACGTTTCCTGATCCAGAAGCTTTGCCAGGCTCAGAGGCTCTCAGCGATCAAATCTCCAGCGTCCAAATCCCAGCCccgcagcagcagaagcagcccCTGCTACCATACCAGCTTCTCCAACAATTTCAATGAAGCAGTGTTCCTGGCACACCCGCCTCCAGACTCCTCCACACATGTGTGA
- the LOC130166442 gene encoding germ cell-specific gene 1-like protein: MKTTRRCRTLLSVSLNFFALFFSITAFITTYWCVGTQRVPKPKCSKLRTHQCIDYGVNETDPNKVVYSWETGDDRFLFRQFHTGIWFSCEENIHDESERCRSFIDLAPASEKGMLWLSLVSEMLYIVLLVVGFSLMCLELVHSSNVIDGLKLNAFAAVFTVLSGLLGMVAHVMYTQVFQVTVSLGPPDWRPYNWDYGWSFCMAWASFTCCMGASVTTLNSYTKTVIEFRHKRKTFEQSIREEHAREAFGYFRERSVHSISKSVEVYSSQSLRSGRKTPIPADSLDLSDIAASLGEEQC; encoded by the exons ATGAAGACGACTCGCAGGTGCAGGACCCTTCTGTCAGTGAGCTTGAACTTCTTCGCCCTCTTTTTCTCCATTACCGCGTTTATAACCACTTACTGGTGCGTGGGGACACAGAGAGTCCCTAAGCCGAAGTGCAGCAAGCTGCGGACGCACCAGTGTATAGACTACGGGGTGAACGAGACGGACCCCAACAAAGTGGTGTACAGCTGGGAGACCGGAGACGACAGGTTCCTGTTCCGGCAGTTCCACACCGGCATCTGGTTCTCATGCGAGGAAAACATCCACGATGAAA GTGAGAGATGCCGAAGTTTCATTGATTTGGCTCCTGCATCAGAGAAAG GGATGCTGTGGCTGTCACTGGTTTCTGAGATGTTGTACATTGTTCTGCTGGTGGTGGGCTTCAGCCTCATGTGTTTGGAGCTGGTCCACTCCAGCAACGTCATTGATGGACTCAAGCTCAATGCCTTCGCTGCCGTCTTCACTGTGCTCTCAG GTCTTCTGGGTATGGTGGCTCATGTGATGTACACACAGGTCTTTCAGGTCACCGTCAGCCTGGGTCCGCCTGACTGGAGGCCCTACAACTGGGACTACGGCTGGTCCTTCTG CATGGCCTGGGCGTCCTTCACCTGCTGCATGGGCGCATCAGTCACTACCCTCAACTCGTACACCAAGACCGTCATTGAGTTCAGGCACAAGCGCAAGACCTTCGAGCAAAGCATCCGCGAGGAGCACGCGAGGGAGGCTTTCGGATATTTCCGAGAACGCTCCGTGCACTCCATCTCTAAATCTGTGGAGGTTTATTCAAGCCAGTCCCTGAGGAGCGGCAGGAAAACTCCCATACCTGCTGACTCTCTGGACCTGAGTGACATTGCAGCGTCTTTAGGGGAAGAGCAGTGCTGA
- the tmc5 gene encoding transmembrane channel-like protein 5: MTSYSSGGYFNPAYHDSETLEIDRRSSSKTHHTNPYAGEDPAWRGDRAETHNTFMGQSSSDDVVPRGGWQEESWRGRESIPMGLISTRPGSPSWKHGNNHSTFQINPDSQYDQSPPVRFPPPASGHMTMRWRGMTRRRMSMFPNTDLAHLVLTEDAIRNEMENEQQDLVKEFVALSTQDRIRAIRDLPMSFEEKKHIRSQVLAFRSSKQSRQFTCFADCSENVSLFFRRCGYSIRSARQTLELWQGIMKEIGGKFGTSVLSYFMFLKWLLMFNIFSFLVNFGFITIPLLVYDPLPNIPPNVSFRGLEILTGAGYFNHTVMYYGGYSNETLMGLVEYNMQLAYFFTIAVYMVLCGLALIFSMARSFKTNYVLAESTSNGAWQLLCSWDFSITNERAVRQRKSNLRVQLKESLSEKAQMELLTLSEKLKHFGVHLGSWLLSTGLAVGCGASIYYLCQYEQQLATDGANWSLLQEAETLLVPFVVSLMNLVVPLFYSLFYKFEHYSSQRTQIYALVVRNVLLRMSILGVLCFYWMNVVAKKFSCWESKVGQALYRLVIVDFLFLMLGSFFGEFLSNVIGTRLLPRLGVPEFDIARNVLELIYAQTLAWIGIYFSPLLPAIQIVKFFILFYLKKVSLTQNCQPPRRTGRAAQMHTTFIALLFFPFFVGALSMVAYTSWSLTPSEQCGPFRGLNNTFSVVGVWIHDLEEIPRSQWVVWIYQHVIRSEIFYFLITLIILVIIYIFWQVTQGRKDLIGLLRQQIVNEGKDKSFLLDKLQNFQKSHPNKKPKPRNPKKHTKRRSDDRSSGSQSNSNAMVQALLARQRLEEEEERRRAGGVLVPSDISTSSAMMQAMLARQRAEDQEEDLHQMPDKHLSSSSALTQAMQARQRAEGQDEYYSTAGFSEDPVNGSSAVIQAMKARQRSEEDGADDRDDPASSVSSVMMQVMQARQRAEEEDRIRWAPAPPQNPAPSGSSALIQAMLARQQAQNEYDDGY, encoded by the exons ATGACAAGTTACAGCAGCGGCGGATATTTCAACCCTGCTTACCATGACAGCGAGACTCTGGAAATTGATAGAAG GTCTTCGAGCAAAACCCACCACACCAACCCCTATGCCGGGGAAGACCCGGCCTGGCGGGGCGACAGGGCAGAGACACATAACACTTTCATGGGTCAGTCCAGCAGTGATGATGTAGTACCCCGGGGGGGCTGGCAGGAGGAGAgctggagggggagagaaagcaTCCCCATGGGCCTCATCTCAACGCGCCCTGGTAGCCCTTCATGGAAGCATGGCAACA ATCACAGTACATTTCAAATCAACCCTGACTCTCAATATGACCAATCACCACCTGTTCGATTTCCTCCTCCAGCGTCAG GTCACATGACAATGCGATGGAGGGGAATGACAAGGAGAAGGATGAGCATGTTTCCTAACACTGATCTTGCCCATCTAGTGTTGACAGAGGATGCCATCAGGAACGAGATGGAGAATG agcaaCAGGACCTGGTCAAGGAATTCGTTGCCCTGTCAACGCAAGACCGAATCCGGGCTATTCGGGACCTTCCAATGAGCTTTGAGGAAAAGAAGCACATCAG GAGCCAAGTACTGGCATTCAGGTCCTCCAAGCAATCTCGCCAGTTCACATGTTTTGCAGATTGCTCTGAGAATGTGTCACTG TTTTTCCGCAGGTGCGGCTACAGTATAAGGTCGGCCCGGCAGACTCTGGAACTGTGGCAAGGCATCATGAAAGAGATCGGTGGCAAGTTTGGCACCAGTGTCCTCTCCTACTTCATGTTCCTCAAGTGGCTCCTCATGTTCAACATTTTCTCCTTCCTGGTCAACTTTGGCTTTATCACCATCCCGCTGCTTGTTTACGACCCCTTACCCAACATTCCTCCGAATGTCAGCTTCAGAGGACTGGAGATACTGACTGGAGCT GGATACTTCAACCATACTGTCATGTACTATGGTGGCTACAGCAATGAAACGCTTATGGGTCTAGTGGAGTATAACATGCAGCTGGCTTATTTCTTCACCATTGCAGTTTATATGGTGCTGTGTGGACTTGCACTTATTTTCAG CATGGCAAggtcatttaaaacaaattatgtACTAGCAGAATCAACTTCGAACGGTGCATGGCAGCTTCTGTGCAGCTGGGATTTTAGTATAACCAATGAGAGAGCAGTGAGACAGCGCAAGAGCAACCTCCGTGTCCAACTCAAG GAGTCTTTGTCAGAAAAGGCCCAGATGGAGCTGCTAACCCTCTCTGAAAAACTGAAGCACTTCGGGGTTCATTTGGGTTCCTGGCTTCTCTCCACTGGCTTAGCTGTTGGCTGTGGAGCCAGCATCTACTATCTCTGCCAATATGAACAGCAG CTTGCAACTGATGGTGCCAACTGGTCTCTGCTTCAGGAGGCAGAGACTCTCCTGGTTCCCTTTGTGGTGTCGCTGATGAACCTGGTTGTCCCGCTCTTCTATTCCCTCTTCTACAAGTTTGAGCACTACTCCAGCCAGCGGACACAGATCTATGCTCTAGTAGTCAG AAATGTCTTACTCAGGATGTCCATTCTGGgtgtcttgtgtttttactgGATGAACGTGGTGGCTAAGAAGTTTTCG TGTTGGGAGTCCAAGGTAGGACAGGCTTTGTACCGTCTGGTCATTGTTGACTTCCTTTTTCTGATGTTGGGATCCTTCTTTGGAGAGTTTCTCAGCAA CGTAATTGGAACCAGATTACTACCACGTCTAGGGGTTCCAGAGTTCGACATAGCCAGAAATGTCCTCGAACTCATCTATGCACAGACTTTAGCCTG gATTGGAATctacttctctcctctgctgcctgcCATCCAGATTGTCAagtttttcatcttgttttacCTAAAGAAG GTCAGCCTGACCCAGAACTGCCAGCCTCCGCGGCGAACAGGCAGGGCAGCTCAGATGCACACAACCTTCATcgctctcctcttcttccctttcttcGTGGGAGCCTTGTCCATGGTTGCATACACTTCCTGGAG CCTGACTCCCTCAGAGCAGTGTGGTCCTTTTCGGGGACTCAACAACACCTTCAGTGTGGTTGGAGTCTGGATACACGACCTGGAGGAGATCCCCAGGTCTCAGTGGGTTGTCTGGATCTACCAACACGTCATCAGGAGTGAAATCTTCTATTTTCTCATCACACTCATCATCCT GGTCATCATATACATCTTCTGGCAAGTCACTCAAGGCCGCAAGGATCTTATTGGTCTCCTGAGACAACAGATTGTTAAT GAGGGGAAAGACAAGTCCTTCTTGCTGGACAAGCTCCAGAACTTCCAGAAATCTCATCCTAATAAAAAACCCAAACCCAGGAATCCAAAGAAG CACACCAAACGGCGTTCGGATGACCGCTCTTCAGGCAGTCAGTCCAACTCAAACGCCATGGTTCAGGCTTTACTTGCTCGCCAGCGACtcgaggaggaagaagaaagacgGAGAGCTGGCGGAGTGCTGGTTCCCTCCGACATCTCCACTTCCAGCGCTATGATGCAGGCCATGTTGGCCCGTCAGAGAGCTGAAGACCAGGAGGAAGATTTGCACCAGATGCCTGATAAACACCTGTCGTCCTCCAGCGCCCTCACACAGGCCATGCAAGCCAGGCAGAGGGCAGAGGGTCAAGATGAATACTACAGCACAGCAGGTTTTTCTGAAGACCCTGTCAACGGATCAAGTGCTGTCATTCAAGCGATGAAAGCCAGACAAAGATCAGAGGAAGATGGAGCTGATGATAGAGATGACCCGGCATCCTCTGTGTCGAGTGTTATGATGCAAGTCATGCAagccagacagagagcagaggaagaggacaggaTTCGGTGGGCCCCTGCTCCCCCACAAAACCCAGCTCCCTCAGGCTCCAGTGCTCTCATTCAGGCCATGTTGGCCCGGCAGCAGGCCCAGAACGAGTACGATGATGGTTACTGA